A region from the Lytechinus variegatus isolate NC3 chromosome 6, Lvar_3.0, whole genome shotgun sequence genome encodes:
- the LOC121416976 gene encoding zinc transporter ZIP4-like, protein MAVLTRYSVVGIALLLLFLQSCSVSAGQDLFRPRREADDHDHDHHSDEEHFVAVGNYLLDQELSAQRTSGDFEENHDQNITSTQVDILVLTLFTRVGCESLVDNCSKCADDFQNDLFSALSVDPTNGFSEDVFHEAVPLLLYALFDLEALCAAGPGGTDLDEDIVLGELMSAGENGTNTTMSEEDLEEILHVISENYTATTQATCFDVESVFTATVEDHEAGANESEVHSVAEEVINSILHGYCIGEASLPSTDDFVDAIFDSYASDGVIPEEEFEHLISDLGIGGSSGDHDDHDDHDDHDHRRRRHVDIPVAAVGYIHRTERAVDDHDHDHDGHSEELNVSATCYTGEELLDIHGIDHEAGITESQYAALCPSLVQQIISGVCSSDEHDDQTDAITNAEIWGYGNLVVLIISLLAVFGAIFVPCMSGFVYEAVIQTMMALAVATLTGDALLHLIPQAVGLHSHGGSGHDHADHGPTSPELAYVWKCLVIVVFIYVFFLIERIASMTGVCGHDHSLDKAAMGTDTAKTPITAFQRTTKVSDSTRELATAENGEDEKVRYMKGCGTVPFMIVMGDALHNFGDGLAIGASFTLGISAGLSTSIAVFCHELPHELGDLAILLNQGMRLPIAVFWNLLSACTCFLGLWVGIPLAQTQNAAEWIFAATAGTFLYVGLVHMLPLLHSYKGERKGIVFILQNIGFLLGTLIILLIALYEDAINVSI, encoded by the exons ATGGCGGTGTTAACGCGTTATAGTGTTGTGGGCATAGCACTACTTTTACTTTTCCTCCAATCTTGCTCGGTTTCGGCGGGACAGGATTTGTTCAGACCCAGACGAGAAGCAGACGACCACGATCACGACCACCATTCAGATGAGGAACACTTTGTAGCTGTCGGAAATTATCTCTTAGATCAGGAGTTATCCGCACAGAGAACATCCGGTGATTTTGAGGAAAATCATGACCAAAACATTACTTCAACACAAGTCGACATTTTGGTTTTGACGCTCTTTACAAGGGTTGGATGTGAAAGTCTTGTCGATAACTGCTCCAAG TGCGCCGATGATTTTCAGAATGATTTATTCAGCGCCCTCAGCGTTGACCCGACAAACGGCTTCAGTGAGGATGTCTTTCACGAAGCAGTGCCGCTACTGCTCTATGCCCTGTTTGATCTGGAGGCCTTGTGCGCCGCGGGGCCTGGCGGGACAGACCTTGATGAGGACATAGTTCTTGGGGAGCTGATGTCTGCCGGAGAAAACGGGACGAATACCACCATGTCTGAAGAGGACCTGGAAGAAATATTGCATGTGATCAGTGAGAATTACACGGCTACAACCCAAGCAACG TGTTTCGATGTCGAATCGGTGTTTACCGCAACTGTTGAAGACCACGAAGCCGGGGCGAACGAAAGCGAGGTTCATAGCGTCGCCGAGGAAGTGATCAACAGCATTCTTCACGGATACTGTATCGGCGAGGCAAGTTTGCCATCTACCGACGATTTTGTGGATGCAATTTTCGATTCCTACGCTTCAGATGGAGTCATTCCTGAAGAAG aatTCGAACATTTGATTTCCGATCTTGGTATTGGGGGCTCTTCTGGGGACCATGACGACCACGACGACCACGATGACCACGATCATCGTCGAAGGAGACATGTCGACATTccggtggcagcggtgggatacaTACATCGGACGGAGCGTGCCGTGGATGACCACGATCATGATCACGATGGTCACTCGGAAGAGTTAAACGTATCTGCT ACATGCTACACAGGGGAGGAACTCCTAGACATTCATGGAATCGACCACGAAGCTGGTATCACCGAGTCCCAGTACGCAGCCCTGTGTCCATCCCTGGTCCAGCAGATCATTTCCGGTGTGTGTAGCAGTGATGAACATGATGACCAAACTGATGCGATTACAAACGCCGAGA tttGGGGCTATGGTAACCTGGTCGTCCTCATCATCAGTCTCCTTGCCGTTTTCGGGGCTATTTTTGTTCCATGCATGTCCGGTTTCGTATACGAGGCTGTTATTCAGACAATGATGGCGCTCGCCGTAGCAACACTGACAGGGGACGCCTTGTTACATCTTATACCGCAG GCTGTCGGATTACATTCCCATGGTGGTTCGGGCCACGACCACGCCGACCACGGCCCGACCAGCCCCGAGCTAGCCTATGTATGGAAATGCCTCGTGATAGTGGTATTCATCTACGTGTTCTTCCTGATCGAGAGGATTGCTAGTATGACCGGA GTCTGTGGACATGATCATTCCTTAGATAAGGCAGCAATGGGAACAGACACAGCTAAGACCCCCATTACCGCCTTCCAACGGACCACAAAGGTGTCCGATTCTACGCGGGAACTG GCAACGGCTGAGAACGGCGAAGATGAGAAGGTCAGATACATGAAAG GTTGTGGGACCGTTCCATTCATGATCGTAATGGGGGATGCTCTGCATAACTTCGGAGATGGACTTGCGATCGGAGCTTCCTTTACTCTCGGGATCTCTGCTGGACTCAGCACGAGCATCGCCGTGTTCTGCCACGAGCTGCCTCACGAGTTAG GGGACTTGGCCATTCTTCTTAACCAAGGAATGCGCCTGCCAATAGCGGTGTTTTGGAACCTTCTCTCCGCGTGCACCTGCTTTTTGGGACTGTGGGTCGGCATCCCTCTCGCGCAGACGCAGAACGCAGCGGAATGGATTTTCGCTGCTACCGCCGGCACGTTTCTGTACGTTGGACTTGTACACATG CTCCCCCTTCTCCATTCCTACAAAGGCGAGAGAAAGGGAATCGTCTTCATTCTCCAGAATATCGGATTCCTGCTCGGGACACTCATCATCTTGCTCATCGCTCTCTACGAGGACGCCATCAACGTCTCAATCTGA